From a single Nicotiana tomentosiformis chromosome 2, ASM39032v3, whole genome shotgun sequence genomic region:
- the LOC104087643 gene encoding uncharacterized protein, translating to MNWVQRKVYLYNVTFGLYMLDLWERCLFNTLVLVLLWFITYNGFRCASEFFKRQMW from the exons ATGAATTGGGTTCAGCGGAAAGTGTATCTGTACAATGTCACTTTTGGTCTGTACATGCTTGACTTGTGGGAACGTTGTCTCTTCA ATACATTGGTCCTTGTATTATTGTGGTTTATTACCTATAACGGGTTTCGATGTGCTTCCGAGTTCTTCAAACG